The following are encoded in a window of Halorarum salinum genomic DNA:
- a CDS encoding ABC1 kinase family protein, whose product MVTLVSPRAYRRFPLVVYRFLPLIVAYARDRRRFLLFGGSRDVTPGTRRERAEVLLDTLLTLGPTFIKLGQILSTRPDVLPPEYIDVLSTLQDEVPPAPWPESRAVLEAELGPVEGTFDEFDTDPISGASLGQVYVATYEGQRVAVKVRRPGVETLVNADLRIIKWSLPLLSRFVGEGQAFSLENLAEEFDRTINQEMDYERERAMLETIRGNFEGEDRIVIPRTIPAASGPTVLTMEYRPGTKISDVAALESKGIDRTALARTVQEAYLRMIIDDGTFHADPHPGNLSVTDDGRVIFYDFGMSGHVDPYVQDRIVDFYVAIANRDIDGILDALVAMGTLSPDADRAVMAEVMELAIADVRGEDIEQYRVQQVIEQVESTIYDFPLRLPQNMALVLRVATVVEGVCVTLDPDFDFIEVATDYLREEGYLEETAERFVRDAADQVHETARAALTVPPKLDSALDSLRREDLTVNVTLTDDSRIIDRLAKRLAYSILTAVGLLSAAIVYSFGDTRVQTYLAIAIVGLTLPMAFFLHRSFRTKRRGIQASPQFTRQSMRRRQRERGETAAAGASGAGSGTVGSATGTSGVEGSTGTSGVGDSTGSPGAADSPDHGDVDGEGP is encoded by the coding sequence GTGGTGACGCTGGTCTCCCCCCGCGCGTACCGGCGCTTCCCGCTCGTCGTCTATCGCTTCCTCCCGCTCATCGTCGCTTACGCACGCGACCGCCGGCGCTTCCTCCTGTTCGGCGGGTCGCGGGACGTCACGCCCGGGACGCGCCGCGAACGGGCCGAGGTGCTGCTCGACACGCTGCTCACCCTCGGGCCGACGTTCATCAAGCTCGGCCAGATCCTCTCGACCCGGCCGGACGTGCTCCCGCCCGAGTACATCGACGTGCTCTCGACGCTCCAAGACGAGGTCCCCCCGGCTCCCTGGCCCGAGTCGAGGGCGGTGCTGGAGGCCGAACTCGGCCCCGTCGAGGGAACCTTCGACGAGTTCGACACCGACCCCATCTCCGGGGCCAGCCTCGGACAGGTGTACGTCGCGACCTACGAGGGCCAGCGCGTCGCCGTGAAGGTCCGCCGGCCGGGCGTCGAGACGCTGGTGAACGCGGACCTGCGGATCATCAAGTGGTCGCTCCCGCTGCTCTCCCGGTTCGTCGGCGAGGGACAGGCGTTCTCGCTGGAGAACCTCGCCGAGGAGTTCGACCGGACCATCAACCAGGAGATGGACTACGAGCGCGAGCGGGCGATGCTCGAGACCATCCGCGGCAACTTCGAGGGCGAGGATCGGATCGTCATCCCCCGCACGATCCCCGCCGCCTCCGGCCCCACCGTGCTGACGATGGAGTACCGGCCGGGCACGAAGATCAGCGACGTGGCCGCGCTCGAGTCGAAGGGCATCGACCGGACCGCCCTCGCGCGGACCGTCCAGGAGGCGTACCTCCGGATGATCATCGACGACGGCACCTTCCACGCCGACCCCCACCCCGGGAACCTCTCGGTGACCGACGACGGCAGGGTCATCTTCTACGACTTCGGCATGTCGGGTCACGTCGACCCGTACGTCCAGGACCGCATCGTCGACTTCTACGTCGCCATCGCGAACCGGGACATCGACGGCATCCTCGACGCGCTGGTGGCGATGGGGACGCTCTCACCCGACGCCGACCGCGCGGTGATGGCGGAGGTGATGGAACTGGCCATCGCCGACGTGCGCGGGGAGGACATCGAGCAGTACCGCGTCCAGCAGGTGATAGAGCAGGTGGAGTCGACCATCTACGACTTCCCGCTTCGACTCCCCCAGAACATGGCGCTCGTCCTCCGCGTGGCGACGGTCGTCGAGGGGGTCTGCGTCACGCTCGACCCGGACTTCGACTTCATCGAGGTCGCCACCGACTACCTCCGGGAGGAGGGCTACCTGGAGGAGACCGCCGAGCGGTTCGTCCGCGACGCGGCCGACCAGGTCCACGAAACGGCACGGGCCGCCCTGACGGTCCCGCCCAAACTCGACTCGGCGCTCGATAGCCTCCGCCGCGAGGATCTGACGGTGAACGTCACGCTGACCGACGACAGCCGCATCATCGACCGACTGGCGAAGCGGCTCGCCTACTCGATCCTCACCGCGGTCGGCCTGCTGTCGGCCGCGATCGTCTACTCCTTCGGCGACACCCGCGTCCAGACGTACCTGGCGATCGCCATCGTCGGGCTCACGCTCCCCATGGCGTTCTTCCTCCACCGGTCGTTCCGAACGAAGCGGCGTGGCATCCAGGCGAGCCCGCAGTTCACCCGGCAGAGCATGCGGCGCCGGCAGCGGGAGCGCGGCGAGACGGCGGCGGCCGGCGCCTCCGGGGCGGGTTCGGGGACGGTCGGGTCCGCCACCGGGACGTCAGGCGTGGAGGGGTCCACGGGGACGTCCGGGGTCGGCGACTCCACGGGGTCGCCGGGGGCGGCCGACTCCCCCGACCACGGCGACGTCGACGGGGAGGGGCCCTAG
- a CDS encoding alpha/beta fold hydrolase, with amino-acid sequence MSPASDEAGVDPSDPDGAGVAVDATDDLPPEVPGEARYVEANGRRFHVVEAGPADGDLVLLLHGFPEFWYGWRHQIRPLAEAGYRVVVPDQRGYNRSEKPEAVRDYRIEHLTADVLGFIDAHGRETAALVGHDWGGVVGWWVALRHPERLSTFVAANAPHPTVFRETLRSDPEQLLRSSYAAFFQLPVLPERASRALNWRLPTWLMRESSMPGTFSAADFDRYRAAWSRPGAFTAMLNWYRAAARERPRPSDPEVTVPTRIVWGAGDRFLRRLMAHDSLSYCVDGRFSHVDEATHWVQHEQPVRVADLILDELG; translated from the coding sequence ATGTCCCCCGCGAGCGACGAGGCCGGTGTGGACCCTTCGGACCCGGACGGTGCCGGCGTCGCGGTCGACGCGACCGACGACCTCCCCCCGGAGGTGCCCGGCGAGGCGCGCTACGTCGAGGCGAACGGCCGGCGGTTCCACGTCGTCGAGGCCGGCCCGGCGGACGGCGATCTGGTGCTTCTCCTCCACGGCTTCCCGGAGTTCTGGTACGGCTGGCGCCACCAGATCCGACCGCTCGCGGAGGCCGGCTACCGCGTGGTCGTCCCCGACCAGCGCGGCTACAACCGCAGCGAGAAGCCGGAGGCCGTTCGCGACTACCGCATCGAGCACCTGACGGCCGACGTGCTCGGCTTCATCGACGCCCACGGCCGGGAGACCGCGGCGCTGGTCGGTCACGACTGGGGCGGCGTCGTCGGCTGGTGGGTCGCGCTGCGGCACCCGGAGCGGCTCTCGACGTTCGTCGCCGCGAACGCTCCGCACCCGACCGTCTTCCGCGAGACCCTCCGGAGCGACCCCGAACAGCTGCTCCGCTCCTCGTACGCCGCGTTCTTCCAGCTTCCCGTCCTCCCGGAACGCGCGAGCAGGGCGCTGAACTGGCGCCTGCCGACGTGGCTGATGCGGGAGTCGTCGATGCCCGGGACGTTCTCGGCGGCCGACTTCGACCGGTACCGGGCGGCCTGGTCGCGACCGGGCGCGTTCACCGCGATGCTGAACTGGTACCGGGCGGCGGCCCGGGAACGGCCCCGACCGTCGGACCCGGAGGTCACGGTACCCACGCGGATCGTGTGGGGGGCCGGCGACCGGTTCCTGCGGCGCCTGATGGCACACGACAGCCTGAGCTACTGCGTCGACGGCCGCTTTTCGCACGTCGACGAGGCGACCCACTGGGTCCAGCACGAACAGCCGGTCCGGGTCGCCGACCTGATCCTGGACGAGCTCGGCTAG